Part of the Musa acuminata AAA Group cultivar baxijiao chromosome BXJ2-7, Cavendish_Baxijiao_AAA, whole genome shotgun sequence genome is shown below.
CCATGTCCATATGATGCAGCCTGCAACAAGTGCAGTGTATACACATTGACCGCTTACCAAAGGAGATCGGGGACTTAATCCGATTAAGGTACATAAACCTGAGGTATTCAAATGTAAGGGAATCGCCTTCGTCTATCGCCGATCTCTGCCATTTACAGACTCGACATAAATCACACTCACACCGAAGGTACCCAATGCACTTTGGAGTATCCAATCTCTAAGACGTGTGCTACTCCCTGGAGACTTCATGATGGAGCCCAAAGCAGCATGCTGCTCGGAAGACATGCATACACTCGAGACAGTTGCGAGTGGGGATTGGGTACGGGATGGTAGTCTGGAGAAAATGAAAGATCTTCGACGCTTGGAGTTGATATTGAAGCCTTAGCCAGTGCTCTCGAGAAATTAGCTCGACTTGTTCCCTTGAAATTATGGGGAGAAGCATTACCAGCAACGTTACTGACTTCGACTCACCACCCTCACCTTCGATCCTTGCATGTGTACGGACCACTGGTGAGGTACCAAAGGATGCATCAAATGGACATGGACGGTAGCTGCTTCCTTCCCAATCTGACCCATCTTACATTGTCACGGACGATGCTGGGGAATGATGATGCCTTCTCCACACTCGCAACACTGCCTAATCTTGTACGTCTTGACTTGTCGGATGATGCATTCATGGTGGGCGTTCTGGAGTTACCCAAGGGCGGGTTCCCACGCCTTCGACTACTGTTATTTGATGCGCTGAGTAAATCAACAGAATGGAGGGTGGAAGAGGGGACGATGCCTTGCCTTGGGGAACTAAGGCTCTGCGGCTGTCGTAACATGAGAACGCTCCTCGAGGGACTGCGGGGACTGACCAAAGACCGACTTGTCATACT
Proteins encoded:
- the LOC103992954 gene encoding disease resistance RPP8-like protein 3 codes for the protein MLGNDDAFSTLATLPNLVRLDLSDDAFMVGVLELPKGGFPRLRLLLFDALSKSTEWRVEEGTMPCLGELRLCGCRNMRTLLEGLRGLTKDRLVILEMDVIKGRIEKDIGEDYHKIQHVHCIETDSV